A portion of the Epinephelus moara isolate mb chromosome 4, YSFRI_EMoa_1.0, whole genome shotgun sequence genome contains these proteins:
- the si:dkeyp-72g9.4 gene encoding uncharacterized protein si:dkeyp-72g9.4, which yields MRPRSRLLSKRTLLLPTIREGTEETVRDLNGANTLHIAGHGQAVSSEDYLLSICHLAHPTFPTRDVSPDNTHTRQLDAGHQRLRLSRFSGTTSTTFRSNPTEEAHAIDMQQGEENELSGELMFSNTDPLEYLYGHQNNLSGGVRRAVVEGRFIRQHQARSRAHSIPRASSPDLLRQRKSSCPELHTSTNTSVPNISPKHSFARRGSPADRGAEREGQNPTIKQSLISQWISDCRSAWREARVRACMLPAIAEI from the coding sequence ATGCGGCCGCGGTCCAGACTGCTGTCCAAGAGAACACTCCTGCTGCCCACAATCAGAGAGGGCACCGAGGAGACAGTGAGGGATTTGAATGGGGCCAACACACTCCACATCGCCGGCCACGGCCAGGCTGTCTCCTCAGAGGACTACCTCCTCTCTATCTGCCACCTGGCTCACCCCACCTTCCCCACCAGGGACGTCTCTCCAGACAACACCCACACACGGCAGCTGGATGCTGGGCACCAGAGGCTGCGGCTGTCACGATTCAGTGGGACAACATCAACCACCTTTAGATCCAACCCCACAGAGGAGGCACATGCCATCGATATGCAGCAGGGAGAGGAGAATGAACTGAGTGGGGAGCTGATGTTTAGTAACACAGATCCCCTGGAGTATCTGTATGGACACCAGAACAACCTCTCAGGAGGCGTGAGGAGGGCAGTTGTCGAGGGAAGGTTTATAAGACAACATCAGGCTCGCTCCAGAGCTCACAGCATCCCCCGTGCTTCAAGTCCAGACCTCCTACGCCAACGCAAGAGCAGCTGCCCTGAATTACACACCAGCACTAACACCTCTGTTCCAAACATCTCCCCAAAGCACAGCTTTGCCAGGAGAGGGAGCCCAgcagacagaggagcagagagggagggacagaaTCCAACCATCAAACAGTCCCTCATCTCCCAGTGGATCTCTGACTGCAGGTCAGCGTGGAGGGAGGCACGTGTGCGAGCCTGCATGCTGCCCGCCATCGCTGAGATATAG